From the Pseudodesulfovibrio indicus genome, the window GACGCCGCGACCAGGCCATGGAAGAAATCCTGGAGCTGTGCCGGACCCAAAACGTGCCCTACAAGTCCGTGGGACCCAAGGACCTGGACTACATGTACCGGGGCAACCACCAGGGCGTGGCCGCGCGCTGCGCCGCGCTGGACTACGTGCCGCTCGAAAAACTGCTCGAAATCGCAACCGAAGCGCCCCTGCCGCTCATCGTGGCCCTGGACCAGGTCCAGGATACCGGCAACGTCGGCGTGCTCGCCCGCACCGTCCACGCCCTGGGCGGGGCCGGACTCATCGTCTGCCAGCACCACGGAGCCTACATCGGGGCCGGGGCCGTGCGCTCCTCCGCCGGGGCGCTCACCCAACTGCCCGTGGCCAAGGTCGGCAACCTCGCCAATGCCATGAAGGACTGCGTCAACTACGACTATACCCTCTACTGCGCCCGCATGACCTCCGATTCCGACAATGTCTATACCGCCGACCTCGAAACCCCCGCCGTGCTCATCCTCGGCAACGAGGAAAAAGGCGTCCGCCCCGGCGTCGCCAAGTTCGCCCACCACTCCCTCCACATCCCCTTTCAACGCGAATTCGACTCCCTCAACGTCGCCCAGGCCGGGGCCATCATCGTGTCGGAGTTCGCGCGGCGACTCGGCTAAGGGGAAAGCCTCCGGCGGCCCCTTCGGGGAGACCAGGGCGCTGCCCTGGACCCGCTCAAGGCCGAGGGCCTTGAGAATCCCATCGCTCGCTTCGCTCGGGTGCGTGCGGCGCGGAAGGGCCGCGCGGGACGCCTTCCGCCGTGCCGGTTGGCGATTTGGGGCGGAAAAAACGGACCACACGACGTGCCGCTTCACGGAACGAGGCACGCCGTTTTTTCCGCCCCAAATCGCGGGTTTTTATTGGAAGAGTCTGAACTCGGTTAGCAGAGCTTCTCACCAGGACAGAGCCCGAAAAGGCCGCAAAGACCAACAACCTTTAGCCCCCCTCCGACACTCGCCCTGCCGCTCCCGCACGGACCTGCCGAAGGCACCCAAAAAGTTTTGAAGAGGAGAGGGGTTGGGGGTTCGGGGGAAGGGGAGAGGGGAAACTTTTCCAAAAGTTTCCCCTCTCCCCTTCCCCCGACCGCCGGAGGCATCATTCATCATTCATTATCCCTATTTCACGATCATGACGGAGTTGCGGGCTTTTTCCGCGACTTCGTGGGACACGCTGAATCCTTTGGCGAACCAGGGTTTGAGGGATTCGGAGGCGACGATGAGGGAGTAGTCGTAGCCGATGGTGATGATGGTTTCGACGATGTCGCCGGTTTCGACGATGGTTTCCACGGGGTTGATGCCGTGTTCGCGGAAGAAGGCGGCGGCGTGGTCCGCGGCGTTGTGCGCCGAGGGCAGTCCTTCGCGGGTGGGGGCCACGGAAAGGATGGTGACCGGGCATTGGCAGGCCTGGGCATGGCGCACGGCTTCGGGCAGCATGTCCCGGGACTGGTCGGTATCCTGGACGCAGACGATGTGTCCGCGACCGGGGTCGAGGTGCCGGGCGACGATGACCGAGCATTTGGCGTGGGCCGCGATCTTGAGTGCCAGGGGTTTGCGGGAGAAGAATTTCTTCAGCCCGGTCATGGGTTCGGGCGATGCGCCCACGATGACGATGTCGGCGTTGAACCGTTCGGCCTCGTCGGTCACGGCGGTGGTCACGTCCGAGGCGGTGCGCAGCCGCAGGGAGATGGTCCCGCCGCAAGGGTTGACGTATTCGCGGACGTATTCCCCGGCAGGGTCGCCGGACAGTTCGCGGTGTTTCCATTCCTGGCTGGTGCCGGGTGCGATCTCGCCCAGCTCCACCAGGATGTCGCGGCCGCGTTTGAGCTGGCGCAGCCCGGGCAGTTCCAGCCCCCAGTCCAGGATGTTTTCGCGGGCCACGCGGACTTCCAGGCCGCCGGAGTTGAGGCCGCTGTCCAGGGGCCGGACGTAGAGCAGGGCGATGTGGGCGCAGGTCTGCTTGCTGAGACGCACGGCGTAGCGCAGCCCGGTGTAGGCCTCGGGGCCGCCGCCGATGGAGATGAGGATGCGCAGTCTGCCGTCGTCCGGAGTCATGTTTATCTCCTTACAGCCCGATAAGGGGCCAGTACAGTTTCGATGCCGCCAGGAGCACGATAAAGGACATGAGCGCCATGCGCCAGCCCACTTTCATGAAGTCGGAGGGGCGCAGGTAGCCGGACGAGTAGACGATGGTCGAGGCCGGGGTGCCGATGACCGTGAAGTAGGCAAACGCGCTGGAGATGGCGGTGACCATGCCCACGGCCAGGGGGTTGGTCTCCGTGCCCATGGCGATGGCCAGGACGATGGGGCCGAGCACGGCCACGGCCGCGCCGTTGCTCATGGTGTTGGTGATGAAGGTGGTCAGGAGCATGACCGCGGCCAGCAGGCCGAGGCCGGAGTCCATGCCCAGCGGTGCCAGGCCGTCCATGAACATGCCCGCCACCCAGGCGGCCGCGCCGGTGTCGCGCATCTGGACGCCCAGTGAGATGGCTGCGGCATAGAGCAGGACCACGCCCCAGTTCACGCCGGAGTTGAGGTCCTGCCAGCGGACCAGGCCGGTGACCAGGAAGAGGACCGCCCCGAGCAGGGCGATGGTGCCCATGCCCACCTTGGACGAGAACCCCACCCAGCCGACCAGGGTCAGGAGAAAGAGGAAGATGGCCACGTAGTGGCGGCCGGTGAGCGCGCCTTCGCTGCCCACCTGCTCCTTGAGCTGGTCCACGGCGGAGCCGAGGTTCGTGACGTCGGTCTTGAAGGTGAAGCGCAGGATGACGTGCATGAGCGGCAGCTGGATGAGGAAGATGGGGTAGGCGTAGATCATCCAGTGCAGGTAGGACACGGAATAGCCGTAGGTGGCCGGGTCGTCGGGCGCGTAGAAGAAATCGCGCAGGTAGTCGATCATGATGGCGTTGCGCGCGCCGCCGGACGGGGTGCCTATGCCCGCCATGGCGCAGGCGTAGGAGATGGAAAACAGGAAGAGCACGGC encodes:
- a CDS encoding TrmH family RNA methyltransferase yields the protein MQDHDRDKKDGKIYVVGNKPVKELLLDSPQKVDFVAFRKGRRDQAMEEILELCRTQNVPYKSVGPKDLDYMYRGNHQGVAARCAALDYVPLEKLLEIATEAPLPLIVALDQVQDTGNVGVLARTVHALGGAGLIVCQHHGAYIGAGAVRSSAGALTQLPVAKVGNLANAMKDCVNYDYTLYCARMTSDSDNVYTADLETPAVLILGNEEKGVRPGVAKFAHHSLHIPFQREFDSLNVAQAGAIIVSEFARRLG
- a CDS encoding universal stress protein, with the protein product MTPDDGRLRILISIGGGPEAYTGLRYAVRLSKQTCAHIALLYVRPLDSGLNSGGLEVRVARENILDWGLELPGLRQLKRGRDILVELGEIAPGTSQEWKHRELSGDPAGEYVREYVNPCGGTISLRLRTASDVTTAVTDEAERFNADIVIVGASPEPMTGLKKFFSRKPLALKIAAHAKCSVIVARHLDPGRGHIVCVQDTDQSRDMLPEAVRHAQACQCPVTILSVAPTREGLPSAHNAADHAAAFFREHGINPVETIVETGDIVETIITIGYDYSLIVASESLKPWFAKGFSVSHEVAEKARNSVMIVK
- a CDS encoding SLC13 family permease, encoding MIHYLREKRWFFFTLAIQAAMMLLPAPEGVTPEGWRVLVMTVGATILFITEPIPLPAVALLIILGQVFLLGLDSSLVAKSLMKDSVLFIMGSLMLAVALVKQKLDKRLALLIVSVTGNNAYSIAFGLSIFSGLLASFIGEHTVAAMMLPVALSLIQLATDDENQRRALAVLFLFSISYACAMAGIGTPSGGARNAIMIDYLRDFFYAPDDPATYGYSVSYLHWMIYAYPIFLIQLPLMHVILRFTFKTDVTNLGSAVDQLKEQVGSEGALTGRHYVAIFLFLLTLVGWVGFSSKVGMGTIALLGAVLFLVTGLVRWQDLNSGVNWGVVLLYAAAISLGVQMRDTGAAAWVAGMFMDGLAPLGMDSGLGLLAAVMLLTTFITNTMSNGAAVAVLGPIVLAIAMGTETNPLAVGMVTAISSAFAYFTVIGTPASTIVYSSGYLRPSDFMKVGWRMALMSFIVLLAASKLYWPLIGL